The Brassica napus cultivar Da-Ae chromosome C7, Da-Ae, whole genome shotgun sequence genome has a segment encoding these proteins:
- the LOC106410863 gene encoding histidine kinase 4 — protein MRHATDRRSQVVVRFAVAHIRSILDDVLSLFSEESRNKGIELAVFVSDKVPEIVKGDSGRFRQIIINLVGNSVKFTEKGHIFVKVHLAEQSKDGAESKPALNGGVASEDITAASNPSSYNTLSGYEAADGRNSWDSFKHLVSSEELLTSSEFDASSNVRLMVSIEDTGIGIPLTAQGRVFMPFMQADSSTSRTYGGTGIGLSISKCLVELMRGQISFVSRPRVGSTFWFTAVFERCDKCSLKKPTVENLPSSFRGMRAIVVDAKPVRAAVTRYHMKRLGISVDVMTSLRTAVSTASGRNGSPLPSGTTKLDMILVEKDSWISTEDIDAEIRQMNSRTNGNVHRKTPKLALFATNITNSEFDRAKSAGFADTVIMKPLRASMIGACLQQVLELRKARQQHPEGSSPATLKSLLTGKKILVVDDNMVNRRVAAGALKKFGAEVVCAESGQVALGLLQIPHSFDACFMDIQMPQMDGFEATRQIRMMEKEAKEKTKLEWHLPILAMTADVIHATYEECLKSGMDGYVSKPFEEENLYKSVAKSFKANPISDSSCSQS, from the exons ATGCGACATGCGACTGATCGCAGgtcgcaggttgttgttcgttttgctgTCGC acataTCCGTTCGATACTGGATGAtgttctttctctcttctctgaggAGTCAAGGAACAAAGGCATTGAG CTTGCGGTTTTCGTTTCAGACAAGGTACCTGAGATAGTCAAAGGAGATTCAGGGAGATTCAGACAGATCATCATAAACCTCGTTGGAAACTCTGTTAAA TTCACAGAGAAAGGACATATCTTTGTCAAAGTCCATCTCGCGGAACAATCAAAAGACGGAGCTGAATCCAAACCCGCATTGAACGGAGGAGTAGCCTCTGAAGACATAACCGCCGCTTCCAACCCGTCGAGTTACAACACACTGAGCGGTTACGAAGCTGCTGACGGTCGAAACAGCTGGGACTCATTCAAACACTTAGTCTCGTCGGAGGAGCTGTTGACATCATCAGAGTTCGACGCTTCCAGTAACGTCAGGCTTATGGTTTCTATCGAAGACACAGGCATTGGAATCCCTTTAACCGCGCAAGGACGTGTCTTCATGCCGTTTATGCAAGCGGATAGCTCCACTTCGAGAACTTACGGAGGTACTGGGATTGGTTTGAGTATAAGCAAGTGTCTCGTCGAGCTTATGCGCGGTCAGATAAGTTTCGTGAGCAGGCCTCGCGTTGGAAGCACGTTCTGGTTCACCGCTGTGTTTGAGAGGTGTGATAAATGTAGTCTGAAGAAGCCTACGGTTGAGAATTTGCCTTCTAGTTTTAGAGGGATGAGAGCTATTGTTGTTGATGCTAAGCCTGTTCGAGCTGCGGTGACTAGGTACCATATGAAAAGACTTGGGATCAGTGTTGATGTCATGACAAGTCTCAGAACCGCTGTTTCTACTGCGTCTGGAAGAAACGGTTCTCCTCTTCCTTCAGG aacaACGAAACTGGATATGATCTTGGTGGAGAAAGATTCATGGATATCAACCGAAGATATAGACGCGGAGATACGTCAGATGAACTCAAGAACCAACGGAAACGTGCATCGCAAGACACCGAAACTCGCTCTGTTCGCAACGAACATTACGAATTCAGAATTCGACAGAGCTAAATCAGCAGGGTTTGCGGATACGGTGATAATGAAGCCGTTGAGAGCAAGCATGATCGGCGCGTGtttacagcaagttctcgagctGAGAAAGGCGAGACAGCAGCATCCTGAGGGATCATCACCAGCAACGCTCAAGAGTTTGCTTACAGGGAAGAAGATTCTGGTGGTTGATGATAATATGGTGAACAGAAGAGTAGCTGCAGGAGCTCTGAAGAAGTTTGGAGCAGAGGTGGTGTGTGCAGAGAGTGGTCAAGTTGCTTTGGGTTTGCTTCAGATTCCACACAGTTTCGATGCTTGCTTCATGGATATTCAAATGCCTCAGATGGACGG GTTTGAAGCGACTCGTCAGATAAGGATGATGGAGAAGGAAGCTAAAGAGAAGACGAAGCTGGAATGGCATTTACCGATTCTAGCCATGACAGCTGATGTGATCCACGCGACATACGAGGAGTGTCTGAAAAGTGGAATGGATGGTTATGTCTCTAAAccatttgaagaagagaatCTCTACAAGTCTGTTGCCAAATCATTCAAAGCTAACCCAATCTCTGATTCGTCATGTAGCcaaagttga
- the LOC125589801 gene encoding receptor-like kinase TMK3 produces MTSSHLFLLCLLLSLLNFAASQDDATIMQSFKSYLNLTSDVHWSDPDPCKWDGVICGESNRITRILLREKWIAGTLPQDLGKLSNLVEVDLQDNDFSGPIPDLSGLQYLRLFNVEHNMLTGVVPPSFTGLKTLIVANLNNNYFQGPTPLFKNSDAFVPIFNGNSFCLDTPGTPCDPRVETLLSIAESFGYPVMLAMSWTGNDPCDSWTGITCSGSDVTMVKLRRLELTGTISPSFAKLTSLETIDLSNNNLTGNIPTELTTLPMLRTLNVSINNINGAVPTFSASVNVVTSGNANIGKDGPVSHPLVELLQKVNKDKKI; encoded by the coding sequence ATGACCAGCTCTCATCTTTTCCTCCTCTGTCTCCTCCTCTCCCTCCTCAATTTTGCCGCTTCTCAGGACGATGCGACGATCATGCAATCCTTCAAATCCTACCTGAACCTCACATCAGACGTTCACTGGTCGGACCCTGACCCTTGCAAATGGGACGGCGTCATATGCGGCGAAAGCAACCGCATCACAAGGATCCTGCTCAGAGAGAAATGGATCGCCGGGACTCTCCCTCAGGATCTCGGGAAACTATCCAATCTCGTCGAGGTTGATCTGCAAGACAACGACTTTTCCGGTCCGATCCCTGATCTCTCCGGTTTACAGTATCTGAGATTGTTCAATGTAGAACATAATATGCTCACCGGCGTCGTCCCACCGTCGTTTACCGGTCTCAAAACGCTCATTGTCGCGAATTTAAATAATAACTACTTTCAAGGACCGACTCCGTTGTTCAAGAACTCAGACGCTTTTGTTCCAATATTCAACGGGAATAGCTTCTGTCTGGATACTCCTGGTACTCCGTGTGATCCACGTGTCGAGACCTTGCTATCTATAGCTGAGTCCTTTGGATATCCGGTGATGCTAGCCATGAGCTGGACAGGGAATGATCCGTGTGATAGCTGGACCGGGATTACTTGTTCCGGAAGTGATGTTACAATGGTTAAACTACGGAGGCTTGAGCTCACCGGTACGATATCTCCGAGTTTTGCTAAGCTTACTTCTTTGGAAACGATCGATCTTTCTAATAACAACCTCACCGGGAATATACCGACAGAGCTTACCACTTTACCTATGCTTAGGACACTAAATGTGTCTATCAACAATATCAACGGTGCTGTGCCGACGTTCAGTGCAAGTGTGAACGTGGTAACTAGTGGTAACGCTAACATCGGAAAGGATGGACCTGTCTCACACCCACTGGTGGAACTCTTGCAAAAAGtgaataaagataaaaaaatttga
- the LOC125590594 gene encoding uncharacterized protein LOC125590594, producing MVKAFFASGELDERINQTNICLIPKTERPISMSEFRPISLCNVSYKIISKVLSTQLKKILPKLISETQSTFVARRLITDNILIAQEMFHALRTNPSCQSKYVAIKTDMSKAYDRVEWSFLEELMERMGFDGRWINRIMRCISSVSYQVLINGEAKGNIIPSRGLRQGDPLSPFLFILCTEVLISQLTNAEHEKKLTGLKIARASPPVSHLLFADDSLFFCKADQGECSELMKIIDVYSNASGQQLNKSKSSVMFGSKVVASSKNDLKRSLAINQEGGMGMYLGLPEKICGSKKQVFSYVQERLNDRTNSWSTKLLSKGGKEIQIKAVAQAVPSFTMSCYLLPHGITKKLTSAVSCFWWSTKINNKGLHWVAWDKICVPMDESGLGFRDFHAFNLALLAKQLWRLLQYPHSLLARVLKGRYYRHTNPMKVQKANNPSYGWRSLLASKEVLHKGLRKKIGNGHTTKVWEEPWLPTQPARAPLSIDNVRDEDFRVHHLIDAQNQSWNLEILNAVITAEDIPRITSLRVSRTGRHDSYSWDFTKSGVYSVRSSYKIAHELHSAASPNVVTEPSTTELKKAIWKLKAPRKLKHFLWQVTTGYLATAKQVKERHCANESICVRCGDENESINHTIFECPPALQCWALSDIPSSPGLFPTRNEKIFKDKDITPLDSLQLAVKEAESWTLAQRIPEDTEGERDEQRRARHSTSIQELPAARWRCQTDASWINERDRVGMGFVLQEDDIPILFGTQGLSVAVSPLHAEAEGLLWAMQEVMRHGTRAVRFESDCEQLIKLIRDDEDWPSMASELDEIKVFIG from the exons ATGGTGAAAGCCTTCTTTGCTTCGGGGGAACTTGATGAGAGGATCAATCAGACTAATATTTGTCTGATACCAAAGACGGAGAGGCCAATATCAATGTCTGAATTCCGGCCTATAAGCTTGTGCAACGTAAGCTATAAGATCATCTCAAAAGTTCTATCTACTCAACTGAAGAAAATTCTCCCCAAGTTAATTTCGGAAACACAATCGACCTTTGTGGCTCGTAGACTCATTACAGATAATATCTTGATCGCACAAGAGATGTTCCACGCACTACGTACGAACCCGAGCTGCCAAAGCAAATATGTGGCGATAAAGACAGATATGAGTAAAGCTTATGATCGTGTGGAATGGAGTTTCCTGGAAGAACTAATGGAAAGGATGGGATTCGACGGGAGATGGATCAATAGGATCATGCGCTGTATCTCGTCGGTCTCCTATCAAGTCCTCATCAACGGGGAAGCAAAAGGAAACATCATACCATCTCGCGGACTGCGACAGGGTGACCCTCTGTCACCATTTCTATTTATACTTTGCACAGAAGTGCTCATCTCTCAGCTAACGAATGCGGAACACGAAAAGAAGCTCACTGGCCTAAAGATTGCACGAGCCAGCCCGCCAGTTTCGCACCTACTCTTTGCCGATGACAGTCTGTTTTTTTGCAAGGCGGACCAGGGAGAATGTAGTGAGCTGATGAAAATCATTGACGTCTATAGCAACGCCTCAGGACAACAACTGAACAAATCAAAATCTTCAGTTATGTTCGGTTCTAAGGTAGTAGCGTCCTCAAAAAATGACCTGAAAAGGTCACTAGCCATAAATCAAGAAGGTGGAATGGGTATGTATCTCGGACTACCTGAAAAGATATGTGGCTCTAAGAAACAAGTTTTTAGCTACGTCCAGGAGCGATTGAATGATCGCACAAACTCTTGGTCGACGAAATTGCTATCAAAAGGTGGTAAAGAGATCCAGATCAAAGCGGTCGCTCAAGCGGTACCATCTTTCACCATGTCCTGCTACCTCTTACCACATGGAATTACAAAGAAATTAACGAGTGCAGTCTCGTGTTTCTGGTGGAGCACCAAGATCAATAATAAGGGACTTCATTGGGTAGCTTGGGATAAAATCTGTGTACCTATGGACGAGAGCGGACTTGGTTTCCGTGACTTTCACGCGTTCAACCTTGCCTTACTAGCAAAACAGTTGTGGAGATTACTTCAGTATCCTCACTCTCTCTTAGCTCGAGTTCTAAAAGGTAGATATTACAGACACACAAACCCGATGAAAGTGCAGAAAGCAAACAACCCATCCTATGGATGGCGAAGCTTATTAGCCTCAAAAGAAGTTCTTCATAAGGGTCTCCGGAAGAAGATAGGGAATGGACATACAACAAAAGTATGGGAGGAGCCCTGGCTCCCAACGCAACCAGCGAGAGCACCACTTAGTATTGACAATGTCCGAGATGAAGACTTCCGCGTTCACCATCTCATTGATGCTCAGAATCAGTCTTGGAATCTAGAGATACTAAACGCAGTCATCACCGCGGAGGATATTCCCAGGATTACATCACTCCGGGTGAGCCGTACAGGTCGACATGATAGTTACTCCTGGGATTTTACGAAGTCCGGAGTATACTCGGTGCGATCAAGCTACAAAATAGCCCACGAGCTCCATTCTGCGGCCAGCCCGAACGTGGTAACGGAACCTAGTACAACAGAACTAAAGAAAGCAATATGGAAGCTCAAAGCCCCACGAAAACTTAAACACTTTCTATGGCAAGTTACAACAGGATACCTAGCGACGGCAAAGCAAGTTAAAGAGAGACATTGTGCCAATGAAAGTATATGTGTTCGATGCGGTGATGAAAACGAATCCATCAATCACACAATATTTGAGTGCCCACCGGCCCTACAATGTTGGGCTCTATCTGATATACCGTCTTCTCCGGGGCTGTTCCCGA ccCGTAACGAGAAGATCTTCAAAGACAAGGATATCACGCCGTTGGACTCACTGCAACTTGCGGTTAAAGAAGCAGAGAGCTGGACACTAGCGCAGAGAATACCCGAAGACACGGAGGGTGAGAGGGATGAACAACGAAGAGCACGACACAGTACTAGTATACAAGAGCTTCCCGCAGCTAGATGGAGATGTCAAACTGATGCATCTTGGATAAACGAAAGAGACAGAGTCGGGATGGGCTTCGTACTGCAGGAGGACGACATACCGATTCTATTTGGAACACAGGGACTAAGTGTCGCTGTATCCCCACTCCACGCCGAAGCCGAAGGGCTACTGTGGGCGATGCAGGAAGTGATGAGGCATGGAACCAGAGCGGTAcgttttgaatctgattgtGAACAACTAATCAAGCTGATAAGGGATGACGAAGATTGGCCGTCAATGGCATCTGAATTAGACGAGATCAAAGTTTTTATCGGCTGA